The Ignavibacteriales bacterium region ATCGGATCACCGCCAATTTCCATTTGTAACTCTTGTTTACCGTTTTTGCAAGAATGAAATAGATTCCGGAAGAAAGTTTTGATTTAATTGCCGATGCCGGCACTTCGATAACGTATGTACCTCCGTTTTCATAGAACGAAGAATGGAATTGTCCGGAGTATGCCAGATCAAAAGTCGAGTTGTAGATGTACACATCTGCCAATGATGCATTGTCTTCATTAATGGGAAGATATAATTTCTGCGCTTCAGCCAGCCGGAAAGGATTTGGCGCCGCATCAAACTGCAAACGCTGTATCGGGACTGCCTCCTGCATAAAGAACGGGCGCCAAAGAGACAGATTATCAACAGCAATTTTAACTTTCAATCCATTTGCCAATTCTATATATGGTTGAGAAAGAGATTGTGAAGAAAGTGTGACATCAATCTTTTGCTGCGTTGTATTTCTCATTATTGCATTGCCAATATCCACGTTCGCGATAACAGCGGTGATCGTATCCTGCTGCAAATTAAACTCGTACATTGAAGATGAAAACGGTTCAACATTACCACTTGTTGTCGATGACGTATTAAAATATGCTATTTTCTGAAGCGGTTGGAAACGCGGATAATGATTTCCTTCCGAGTAGTAATTTATCGTATCGGCACGATCCCATGTAAAATAGTTCCACTTCGTGAATATGGAAAATGCTGTCTGGAGCGTTGTGTCCATATTGGCAAGTACTGCAGCGTTGCTTTCAAGAAAAACATCTACATCCGCCTGATAAGGACTATTCCGCATTGCTTCCCACACCGAGCGCATCACGTTCGCACTAAACTGTTTTGCCATAAAAAGCGCCCAGACACAACGCTCGTACCCGCCGGTACCAGGATTGGAGTTAAACGCACGTCCATCACTGAATCGTCCAAAGTAATCAGGTAGGTAATTATAATAATCATTTACATCAGTATAGACTACATCTTCCATCCAAGTTGAAGTCAATTCGTGAACATATCTATATTTATCAATATCGAAAAGACCATAGGAACCCATTTGAATAGCATGATGGAATTCATGGGCTGCTGTTACTTCCAATCCCCTTATACCAAAAGTTGTGAAACCACGGTAATCATTATCGATAGTAATGTAACTGGTATATCTTGGTGGATACTCAGATCCATTTATCTGCAGGATTGGTGTAGTCGATCCATATTCACCTGTCACATTCGTTACAAAAATGTTGTAATACGATTGACCGCTTTCAAATGGCGGTGCTGAATAACCCATTTGATCGACTTCAACGTCCCAAACGTGATTGAATATTTGAGCGACATATTGTATATATGCTTTCGCAGTCCCTAGAATCCGCTGATTAATACTATCCAGCAATGCCGGTTCGTTGATTCCAGTCGTATCGTAGAAAATATGGAAATGCCCGGCAATTGTATCGCTTTGCGTCACATTGGCTTTCATCAGCAATGACAACTCAGCACGCTGCTCCTGCGAAAATTCTTGCCATCGATTAATCACCTGAGCTCGAATTCCGAACCCGCACTTTCCATCTTGGATTGATCCGTCAGATACCGCAGGTTGAAGAGAAGGATTTTTGATTGAACGTAAATGGTTAAGGAGCTGTTCAGTCGTGAGCCGCTTTGAATTCCCCTTATCTTCCGCTGCAGCCCAATTTGAAACGGTAGAAAAGAGAAGAACAATAAGCGACAAATATTTGAGCCAGCGCCAGGTCATGTTTTTCTTATTAATTTTATTCAAGAAGTTATGTATTAATTCTCTTTTTGCAATTATGAGGCATAGTTTTCTATTTGTTTATCTCAGATCGAAAAGGAAGCCGTTTACCATTAATAATTTTCAAAATACCTTTCTTCCCAAGCGTCATCGCTAAATCCTTCACACCATCAGCATCGACATCGGCAACAGCGTAATGGCTCAAGTCAGGTTGTGTCGCCAATGTTTGATCGGCGCCAAAGTTGCAATCGCCCCGGTTGCGAAACCAATCCACGCGCCCAAGCTTTTGTGAGCCAATGACAATATCGGGAAAACCATCGCCATCTACATCAACAATTTGCAGGTTCGACCGTTCTTCAATCGGTAAGCCGCTTGTGATAATTTTAGGATCGTAAAAAAGGCCGTTTCCCTTCCCTTTGGCAACCATGAGATAGTCCACGGGAGATCCTGCTTGCATCAGAAAATCGAGAACACCGTTATTATCAAAGTCGGCCAGCCAAATGAAAACTTGCTTGACGTCGGGAAGCGCAAATTCTCGCGAGACAATGCGATGTTTCATGGAATACGCGGAGTCGCCATACGCTACTCCTAGTTCTACTAGCGAAGTATCACCGGTTCGGTATGCATAGATAATACCCGGAAACCCGTCTTGATTCAAATCTGCAATCGAAGCTCCTAATAAAAAATCCGGCGGAAGGAGGCGAAACGTACGCTCGATAAATGTTACCGGACCAAGTTGTTCATAAAAGCTTAATGAATTTCCTTCCGGTGACATTGTATTCCATGTAACGAATTCTGACTGATGGTTCTGATTTATGGAAGCAGAGAGCAGTTGCGCATCTCCCTCGCATCCTATGAAAGCATTAGAGACAGAATTATTTGCGGCATCAAGTGTGAAGTACGAAATTTGATGCGTCTGCGGAAATGTAAGTACAAGCTGTAATGTCGTATCCGTTGATGAATGAAACGCGAGATGATTTGGCTCACCAGTCAATAAATACGAAAGTGGTCCAAAAGGAATAGTACCTTTTTGACCCCAATAGAGCGAAACAGATTGACTTTTTGTATTGAGCAATGCAATGTCCATAACACTATCTCGATTAAAATCATTCACAATGATTTCAGTCGGAGAGACACCCGTCGCAAGCTGAATGGAATCTGTCATCGAACTCGGCTTCGCGGCATTCCTGTAAACAATCAATTGGTTACCGTTCCTGTCAAAGACAATACAATTTCCTTGCGGCATGACGACAATATCTTGAGGATCATCACCAGAGGCATATTCCATGCGATCAGTAAATGCATCTATATCATTATTGAACAAAACTTGCAGGGAGGCAGGATTCGTGGACATGACAATGTCATTTAAACCATCATGATTCACGTCAACAAAACAGAAATCTGTAATATGCTCTTCACAAGGAAGATGATTTTTTATTTGAAAATCGCCGAAATCGTTTCCTTCCCAGACTTGAAACTCGGACGGCTTAGTCATCTTCAACATTAAATCAAGTGCATGGTCACGAATCATCGATATTGCCGTAAGTGATTTCACTTCGCCTTGTACCGGAAATGTACTCTGATCTATGAATCTTCCATTCCCGGCTCCATACAGCACATGGAGTTCGCTTTTGACCCAATCCCACAGAACAATGTCTGTTAGATTATCATTGTTCACCTGAGCAAAATCGGCGGCGCCAACTGCGTTGTCCTGTGCGATAATTCTACCACGCGTAAAGTACCCTTTACCGTTGCCAATGAGAGGAAGAATGCCGGGCGTTTTACGTGCATACACCAGGATATCGATATGCTTATCATTGTTGTAATCACCCATGAGTATTTGTTCAGGTTCGAATGGAATCTTCATCGTACTCGTTATTTGAAGAGAATCCGGTTTCAGATTCAGCACGAACGAAATCAATTTCTCATGGTTGTTCACCAGCATGAAATCCGGCAATCCGTCGCTATTGAAATCCGCCGCATAGAGATTATCAAACTCAACCGCCGTGTGTTTCATGGTGTACGTAACAGATGTCTCCGTTGTGTCAAATGTCGCTAAGAGAATTTCGCCGCGATGTCCGGACCACAACGCAAGTGTCGTCACCTGCTGGTGATTTGATGAAACCTGAGTACTCTTTTCAAATTGTGCAGGAAGCGGGAAGAAGTGTACTTCTCCAAAAGCAGATTCATTCG contains the following coding sequences:
- a CDS encoding VCBS repeat-containing protein, with protein sequence MIIIPGKDNTFNCSDPSRRHRFAHVLSSTSFVFWLAIRTVSAQTNESAFGEVHFFPLPAQFEKSTQVSSNHQQVTTLALWSGHRGEILLATFDTTETSVTYTMKHTAVEFDNLYAADFNSDGLPDFMLVNNHEKLISFVLNLKPDSLQITSTMKIPFEPEQILMGDYNNDKHIDILVYARKTPGILPLIGNGKGYFTRGRIIAQDNAVGAADFAQVNNDNLTDIVLWDWVKSELHVLYGAGNGRFIDQSTFPVQGEVKSLTAISMIRDHALDLMLKMTKPSEFQVWEGNDFGDFQIKNHLPCEEHITDFCFVDVNHDGLNDIVMSTNPASLQVLFNNDIDAFTDRMEYASGDDPQDIVVMPQGNCIVFDRNGNQLIVYRNAAKPSSMTDSIQLATGVSPTEIIVNDFNRDSVMDIALLNTKSQSVSLYWGQKGTIPFGPLSYLLTGEPNHLAFHSSTDTTLQLVLTFPQTHQISYFTLDAANNSVSNAFIGCEGDAQLLSASINQNHQSEFVTWNTMSPEGNSLSFYEQLGPVTFIERTFRLLPPDFLLGASIADLNQDGFPGIIYAYRTGDTSLVELGVAYGDSAYSMKHRIVSREFALPDVKQVFIWLADFDNNGVLDFLMQAGSPVDYLMVAKGKGNGLFYDPKIITSGLPIEERSNLQIVDVDGDGFPDIVIGSQKLGRVDWFRNRGDCNFGADQTLATQPDLSHYAVADVDADGVKDLAMTLGKKGILKIINGKRLPFRSEINK